One region of Cyanobium sp. M30B3 genomic DNA includes:
- a CDS encoding NDP-sugar synthase — translation MKAMILAAGKGTRVRPITHTIPKPMIPILQKPVMEFLLELLREHGFTEVMVNVSHLAEEIENYFRDGQRFGVEIAYSFEGRIEDGELIGDALGSAGGLKKIQNFQRFFDDTFVVLCGDALIDLDLSEAVRRHREKGALASLITKRVPMDQVSSYGVVVTDGDGRVRSFQEKPDVAEAASDMINTGIYIFEPEVLDYVPSGVPFDIGSDLFPKLVESGAPFYALPMEFEWVDIGKVPDYWQAIRSVLQGQVRQVQIPGKQVRPGVYTGLNVAANWDKIKVQGPVYVGGMTRIEDGATIIGPAMIGPSCHICENATIDNSIIFDYSRIGPGVRLVEKLVFGRYCVDRNGDHFDLQEAALDWLITDARRQDVVEPSPQQKALAELLGSDLALSQSA, via the coding sequence ATGAAGGCGATGATCCTGGCGGCCGGCAAGGGCACACGGGTGCGACCGATCACGCACACCATCCCCAAGCCGATGATCCCCATTCTGCAGAAGCCGGTGATGGAGTTCCTGTTGGAACTCCTGCGGGAGCACGGCTTCACCGAAGTGATGGTGAATGTATCCCATCTGGCCGAGGAAATCGAGAACTACTTCCGTGATGGCCAGCGCTTCGGCGTGGAGATCGCCTACAGCTTTGAAGGCCGGATTGAAGACGGCGAACTGATCGGCGATGCCCTGGGATCCGCGGGCGGCCTGAAGAAGATCCAGAACTTTCAGCGCTTCTTTGACGACACCTTCGTGGTGCTGTGCGGCGACGCCCTGATCGATCTCGACCTGAGCGAGGCCGTGCGCCGCCACCGAGAAAAGGGTGCCCTGGCCAGCCTGATCACCAAGCGGGTACCGATGGACCAGGTGAGCAGCTATGGCGTGGTGGTGACCGATGGTGACGGCCGGGTGCGCTCCTTCCAGGAGAAGCCGGACGTGGCGGAGGCAGCCAGCGACATGATCAACACCGGCATTTACATCTTCGAGCCTGAAGTGCTCGACTATGTGCCCAGTGGTGTGCCCTTTGACATCGGCTCCGACCTGTTCCCCAAGCTGGTGGAATCAGGGGCGCCCTTCTATGCCCTGCCGATGGAGTTCGAGTGGGTCGACATCGGCAAGGTTCCCGATTACTGGCAAGCGATCCGCAGTGTGCTGCAGGGCCAGGTGCGCCAGGTTCAGATACCGGGCAAGCAGGTTCGCCCAGGGGTTTATACCGGCCTGAACGTGGCTGCCAACTGGGACAAGATCAAGGTGCAGGGTCCCGTGTATGTGGGCGGCATGACCCGCATTGAGGACGGCGCCACGATCATCGGACCCGCCATGATCGGCCCCAGTTGTCACATCTGCGAAAACGCCACCATCGACAACTCCATCATCTTCGACTACTCCAGGATTGGCCCTGGCGTGCGCCTGGTGGAGAAACTGGTGTTCGGCCGCTACTGCGTCGACCGCAACGGCGACCACTTCGACCTGCAGGAAGCGGCTCTCGACTGGCTGATCACCGATGCCCGCCGTCAGGATGTGGTGGAGCCCTCTCCCCAGCAGAAAGCACTCGCCGAGCTGCTCGGCAGCGATCTGGCCCTCAGCCAGTCGGCCTGA
- a CDS encoding segregation/condensation protein A: MTQGGARLAIRLLQDAAERGDLDPWDVDVIAVVDGFLDQLHQRITLPRLAAAAGGSYEQDLAETSEAFLAASVLVSLKAELLEASTLPPEPLLEDAFDLDADGDGDGWAADAAQVLPRRPERHLWRRPVAPPPLQRPVTLGELIQQLEDIAERLEQDERPGHRRQRSRRFSERAAMEQVANLAHREKLPETTAALSGFLRQWPAAEHWVSFEALVQAWSAAVTSGEAGADLDSDRVGVFWALLFLCHQGRLELEQEGGLFGPLQLRALAAPQGESGIRGNGDELAQGMALRAAEGPAAERLAA; the protein is encoded by the coding sequence TTGACCCAAGGAGGCGCCAGGCTCGCCATCCGGCTGCTGCAGGACGCCGCCGAACGCGGAGATCTCGATCCCTGGGATGTGGATGTGATCGCCGTGGTGGATGGCTTTCTCGACCAGCTCCACCAGCGCATCACCCTGCCACGGCTGGCGGCGGCGGCAGGCGGCAGCTATGAGCAGGATCTGGCGGAGACCAGTGAGGCCTTCCTGGCGGCGTCTGTGCTGGTGAGCCTGAAGGCGGAGTTGCTGGAAGCCAGCACCCTGCCGCCTGAGCCCCTGCTGGAGGACGCCTTCGACCTCGATGCGGACGGGGATGGGGACGGCTGGGCAGCCGATGCGGCCCAGGTCCTGCCACGCCGCCCGGAACGCCACCTCTGGCGCAGGCCCGTGGCGCCCCCGCCCCTGCAGCGACCGGTGACCCTGGGGGAACTGATCCAACAGCTCGAGGACATCGCCGAGCGGCTGGAACAGGACGAACGCCCCGGGCACAGGCGCCAGCGGTCCCGCCGCTTCAGTGAGCGGGCGGCCATGGAACAGGTGGCCAACCTGGCCCATCGGGAGAAACTGCCCGAGACCACCGCAGCCCTCAGTGGCTTTCTGCGCCAGTGGCCGGCGGCTGAGCACTGGGTGTCCTTTGAGGCCCTGGTCCAGGCGTGGAGCGCCGCCGTGACCAGCGGTGAAGCCGGCGCGGATCTGGACAGCGACCGCGTGGGGGTGTTCTGGGCGCTGCTGTTCCTCTGTCACCAGGGCCGGCTGGAACTGGAGCAGGAGGGCGGCCTGTTCGGCCCACTGCAGCTGCGCGCCCTGGCGGCTCCCCAGGGCGAGAGCGGCATCCGCGGCAACGGGGACGAGCTGGCGCAGGGGATGGCCCTGAGGGCAGCTGAAGGGCCGGCCGCCGAACGGCTGGCGGCCTGA